GGTGAGGAACATCTTCATCTGGATCGAGGTCGTGTTCTGCGCCTCGTCGAGGATGACGAAGCTGTTGTTCAACGTGCGGCCGCGCATGAACGCGAGCGGCGCCATCTCGATCCGGCCGTGTTCGGTCAATTTCTCGAACTCCCGCGCCGGGATCATGTCGAAGATCGCGTCGTACAGCGGCCGCAGGTACGGGCTCACCTTCGCCTCGATGTCGCCGGGGAGGAACCCAAGCTCCTCTCCGGCCTCCACCGCGGGACGGGTGAGGATGATCCGCTTCACCCGCTCCGTCTTCAGGTAGTCGATCGCCATCGCCACCGCGAGGTACGTCTTTCCCGTCCCGGCCGGGCCGATGGCGAACACGATGTCGTTGTTGCGGATCGCCTCCACGTAGCGGTGCTGGCCGACCGTCTTCGGCCGGATCTCCTCCCCCCAGTGGGTCACCCGCACGACGTCGGACAGGACCCCATCCACGCCGTTGTGTCCCTTCACCTGGGTGATCAGGTAGCGCACCTCGGCCAGGGTGGGGACGTGGTTCGACTCGACCACGTCGAGGAGCTTCTCGAACAGCCTCCGCACATCCTCGACTTCCTCCGGGGTCCCCTCGATCCTGATCTTCCCCCCACGGGCGATGATCCGGGCGGGGAACGCCTTCTCGATCTCCTTCAGGTTGCGGTTGAATTGACCCAGAAGCGCCGTGGATTCGGCGTTGTCGCGCAGGGTGATCTCAATGTGTGTCTCCGCGATCTTCGCTCACCCCTTCGAGGTGACCGGCCACGACGGAGGTGATCCTGACGGGGACCTCCTCTCCCACCTCCGCGTCTCCGGTCACGTATGTATCGATGTACCCGCGCGTGTAGCCGCGCCAGGCACCATCCTTCCTTTCCTCTATCAGCACGAGCTCTTCCTTCCCCACGAACCGCTCGAGGACCCGGGCCTGGACCGTGCGCTGGAGCCGTCCCACCGCCTCCGCCCGGGCGCGCTTCACCGGCTCGGGAACCCGGCCCGGGAGGGCGGCCGCCGGGGTACCTCTCCGGGGAGAATACCGGAATATATGGAGGTTTGCAAACTCAATCTCCTCGATCAGGGAGCAGGTGTTTTGGAACGCCGCCTCGTCCTCCCCCGGGAACCCGACGATCACGTCCGCGCCGAACGTCGCCTCCGGAATGAACCGGCGGACCAACTCGATCCGCGAACGGTAAAGATCCACGGTGTAGCCGCGCTTCATCGCCTTGAGGACCCGGTCATCCCCGCTCTGGAGCGGGATGTGGAAGTGGGGGCAGGCGCGCGTATCCGCGGCGAACGCCTCGAGGAGGGAGGGCGTTATCCCGTACGGGTTTATCGATCCGAGCCGCAGTCGCCGCAGCCCACTGAGCGATAACACCTCCCGCACCAGCCGCCCGAGGTCCCCGTCGGGAGCGGCATACTGGGCGAGGTTGATCCCGGTGAGGACGATCTCCGGGTAGCCGGCCGCGACCAGT
This window of the Candidatus Bipolaricaulota bacterium genome carries:
- a CDS encoding PhoH family protein, which translates into the protein MEITLRDNAESTALLGQFNRNLKEIEKAFPARIIARGGKIRIEGTPEEVEDVRRLFEKLLDVVESNHVPTLAEVRYLITQVKGHNGVDGVLSDVVRVTHWGEEIRPKTVGQHRYVEAIRNNDIVFAIGPAGTGKTYLAVAMAIDYLKTERVKRIILTRPAVEAGEELGFLPGDIEAKVSPYLRPLYDAIFDMIPAREFEKLTEHGRIEMAPLAFMRGRTLNNSFVILDEAQNTTSIQMKMFLTRLGFNSKAVITGDVTQVDLAEEKSGLMAVQKILQGIEGISFVYLDKSDVVRHPLVARIIEAYERAAQGKRRAIDAPAEER
- the mtaB gene encoding tRNA (N(6)-L-threonylcarbamoyladenosine(37)-C(2))-methylthiotransferase MtaB, whose product is MNGGSEAVRVRFLTFGCRVNQYETGMMHARLAERYTVVDGRADVYVVNGCTVTALADRKARQAIHRLRRENPEAKIILIGCLGDAVRQGLSRVDGVDLIAGNAWKPRIEEVIARARAGETGIIPDAAPLPLEVERSAGPDGRVRAFLKVQDGCDLACAFCRTTQVRGPSRSKPVAAAVAEAEGLVAAGYPEIVLTGINLAQYAAPDGDLGRLVREVLSLSGLRRLRLGSINPYGITPSLLEAFAADTRACPHFHIPLQSGDDRVLKAMKRGYTVDLYRSRIELVRRFIPEATFGADVIVGFPGEDEAAFQNTCSLIEEIEFANLHIFRYSPRRGTPAAALPGRVPEPVKRARAEAVGRLQRTVQARVLERFVGKEELVLIEERKDGAWRGYTRGYIDTYVTGDAEVGEEVPVRITSVVAGHLEGVSEDRGDTH